One part of the Halobacteriovorax vibrionivorans genome encodes these proteins:
- a CDS encoding SirB2 family protein, with product MSYEFYKVLHVFMLVLMVAAFAPQFVGPQGNNSKLLKITSGIASFLLFVGGMGLLARIGVSHGEGWPMWVKVKVGLWVAVSALGPILAKRMKNNRLAGLGLILALIFVAIFSAVTKY from the coding sequence ATGAGTTATGAATTTTACAAAGTACTTCACGTTTTTATGTTAGTACTAATGGTTGCAGCTTTTGCACCGCAATTTGTTGGCCCTCAAGGTAATAACTCGAAGTTGCTAAAAATAACTTCAGGTATTGCAAGTTTCCTACTATTTGTAGGTGGTATGGGGCTTTTAGCTCGTATTGGTGTAAGCCACGGTGAAGGTTGGCCAATGTGGGTAAAAGTAAAAGTTGGTTTATGGGTAGCTGTTTCAGCACTTGGACCAATTTTAGCTAAGAGAATGAAGAATAATAGACTTGCTGGTCTAGGTCTTATCTTAGCACTTATCTTTGTTGCAATTTTTTCTGCTGTAACAAAGTACTAA
- a CDS encoding potassium channel family protein: protein MLNPKFIIEVNLRSSINIFFERFIYLFKTVPFWVITFLGNSGVLIFAYTFFHFEKGHNPNVTTISDSIWWAFTTITTVGYGDVTPVTFSGRVVAVFLMILGTGLFATYTAIFANVMLGREFLTIGHRVKVLKKNVEGMQTSLHREDLMIERELARINKTLNCINDRLTSLEEENNGEEE from the coding sequence ATGTTAAATCCTAAATTTATAATAGAGGTCAATTTGCGCTCAAGCATCAACATATTCTTTGAACGATTTATCTACTTGTTCAAGACTGTTCCTTTCTGGGTTATTACTTTCCTAGGTAATAGTGGTGTTTTAATTTTTGCCTATACTTTCTTTCATTTCGAAAAGGGTCATAATCCTAACGTGACAACTATTAGTGACTCAATTTGGTGGGCATTTACTACTATCACAACCGTTGGATATGGAGATGTTACACCTGTGACATTTTCGGGAAGGGTGGTTGCAGTTTTTCTAATGATTCTTGGTACAGGATTATTTGCTACATATACTGCCATCTTTGCCAATGTTATGCTTGGAAGAGAATTTCTAACTATTGGCCACCGCGTAAAGGTGTTAAAGAAAAATGTTGAGGGAATGCAAACAAGCTTACACCGTGAAGATTTAATGATAGAAAGAGAATTAGCTAGAATCAATAAGACTTTAAACTGTATTAACGACAGACTGACAAGTTTAGAAGAAGAGAATAATGGAGAAGAAGAATGA
- a CDS encoding helicase C-terminal domain-containing protein, whose amino-acid sequence MSEDNNTLGKWALLDIETSGADASVDEIIDVGFLQFEGTKLIHKYESLCRPEFEISKFIQKLTGIDNKMLKKAPMLDDVIGEVLELDGHDILAHNADFEAGFLDHHFETLDFREGHRWQDSLYFLSLLFPHMSSLKLENFIVGMGLADKELHRGLQDSIDLLKVVIVATLMTKKNAGKYNFMMSLMHKYSLDKYWFFKFLSLYEEDVLEIANQIDFDPIPHIETALEWAYPKTLEDKQEYHQNFDMTFNGANVKEIFSNEEKVSKLFNGYRYRKSQEDLALKVGQSFKNHIHSMVQAPTGTGKTLGYLVPSALFALSEQKQVLVATGTKTLQAQAMNKDVPALHKLLGVSPKDLKIRQLVGSSNHFCELLFTQRQNETDLFTDTKDFKEKFSDIYFESLFFHNSNSALEHMISRNDLPFVLKMKLEDFSQAEKDLAVDYRACSNKQCPYYANCTYIRGLRDAKEADIIVGNHALMFSWTKSFPRPPYVVVDEAHKIEGEATKAFSAEVGQSDLESLQKQLQNLQGLGSLFYLIGNLIEGNQEEEISALRMLSIDSATMLRDHLFELPDKFEMIFKKMPRYTDKFWNELPMIMPTEKEGLRLSVFHHLESIYHLLKSIYEKVYPYTVRWQASDMQGPPEITAWTRFESFVGTLEDIMNALALLLKIETSTQPYSLSMKYHEQQGFLLTAGPINTGKILHDQLLQTSSSVVYTSATLGNEHGDQGSRGMEWSTGYLYSEPERRFRSGLFLPSVYDYKNKTRVFLCDDTPSLYDKDFVKTVCDRLVPFIEDIGGRTLLLFSARARFEKAVEYMLDKFEGKLPVFVQGMGANVVEEFKDSGNGILIGMESFGEGIDVPGDALRFVFIDKIPDLSMDQVIRLRRDYYDTNIGNEFEDYYLAHRTRNLHQKLGRLLRTENDAGAVVVIDSRIKKWKNSTMAKLTKQMEPYQINRTNFKQALEASKEFVQTLE is encoded by the coding sequence ATGAGCGAAGACAATAACACACTGGGTAAATGGGCATTATTAGATATTGAGACATCGGGCGCTGATGCAAGCGTTGATGAGATCATTGATGTTGGATTTCTTCAATTTGAAGGAACAAAACTTATTCATAAGTATGAATCACTATGCCGTCCAGAATTTGAAATTTCTAAATTTATTCAAAAGCTAACGGGAATCGATAATAAGATGCTTAAGAAGGCACCAATGCTTGATGATGTAATTGGTGAGGTTCTTGAATTAGATGGCCATGATATTTTGGCCCACAATGCTGACTTTGAAGCGGGTTTTCTTGATCATCATTTTGAAACTTTGGACTTCAGAGAAGGACATCGCTGGCAAGACTCCCTTTATTTCTTATCATTACTATTTCCACATATGTCTTCTCTTAAACTTGAAAACTTTATTGTGGGAATGGGACTTGCAGATAAAGAGCTACATCGTGGTTTACAAGACTCTATTGATCTATTGAAAGTTGTTATTGTGGCAACACTTATGACGAAAAAAAATGCTGGAAAGTATAATTTCATGATGTCTTTAATGCATAAGTATTCATTAGATAAATATTGGTTCTTTAAATTCCTAAGTCTCTATGAAGAAGACGTTTTAGAGATTGCAAATCAAATTGATTTTGATCCTATCCCACATATTGAAACAGCTCTTGAATGGGCATATCCAAAGACTTTAGAGGATAAGCAAGAATATCATCAAAACTTTGATATGACCTTTAATGGTGCCAATGTAAAAGAAATATTTAGTAATGAAGAAAAAGTCTCAAAATTATTTAATGGTTATCGTTATCGAAAGTCACAAGAAGACTTGGCCTTAAAAGTTGGGCAGTCTTTTAAAAATCATATTCATTCAATGGTTCAAGCTCCTACTGGAACAGGTAAGACTTTGGGCTACTTAGTACCATCTGCATTATTTGCTTTAAGTGAACAAAAACAGGTCCTCGTTGCAACAGGAACAAAGACACTTCAGGCCCAGGCCATGAATAAAGACGTTCCAGCACTTCATAAGCTTTTAGGTGTCTCACCAAAGGACTTAAAGATTCGCCAACTTGTTGGCTCTAGTAACCACTTTTGCGAGTTACTTTTTACACAAAGACAAAATGAAACAGATTTATTCACTGACACAAAAGACTTCAAAGAAAAATTTAGTGATATTTATTTTGAATCACTTTTCTTTCATAATTCAAATAGTGCACTTGAGCATATGATCTCTCGAAATGATCTTCCTTTCGTTTTGAAAATGAAATTAGAAGACTTTTCACAAGCAGAAAAAGACTTGGCCGTAGATTATAGGGCCTGCTCAAATAAGCAATGTCCATACTATGCAAATTGTACATATATTCGTGGACTTCGAGATGCAAAAGAAGCTGATATCATTGTTGGAAATCACGCCTTGATGTTTTCTTGGACAAAGTCATTTCCACGTCCTCCATACGTCGTTGTAGATGAGGCACATAAGATTGAAGGTGAGGCAACAAAGGCATTTTCTGCTGAAGTAGGGCAGTCTGATCTTGAAAGTCTACAAAAACAATTACAAAACCTACAAGGTCTTGGCTCTCTTTTTTATTTAATTGGAAACCTTATTGAAGGTAATCAGGAAGAAGAGATCTCGGCACTTCGTATGCTTTCAATTGATAGTGCAACAATGTTACGTGATCATTTATTTGAATTACCTGATAAGTTTGAAATGATCTTTAAAAAGATGCCTCGCTATACAGATAAATTCTGGAATGAGCTTCCAATGATTATGCCAACTGAAAAAGAAGGCCTAAGGCTGAGTGTTTTCCATCATCTTGAAAGTATTTACCATCTTCTTAAATCAATTTATGAGAAGGTCTATCCTTATACTGTTCGTTGGCAAGCAAGTGATATGCAAGGGCCGCCTGAGATTACAGCGTGGACTCGCTTTGAATCTTTTGTCGGAACACTTGAAGATATTATGAATGCCTTAGCGCTTCTTTTAAAAATTGAAACGTCAACGCAGCCGTATTCTCTTTCAATGAAGTATCATGAGCAGCAGGGATTTCTTTTAACGGCCGGCCCAATTAATACGGGGAAAATACTTCACGATCAACTTCTTCAGACATCTTCTTCAGTTGTCTATACTTCCGCAACATTAGGCAATGAACATGGAGATCAAGGAAGTCGTGGTATGGAGTGGTCAACAGGTTATCTCTATAGTGAGCCAGAAAGACGCTTCCGCTCAGGACTATTTCTTCCTTCTGTATACGATTATAAGAATAAGACTCGTGTCTTCTTATGCGATGATACACCATCTTTATATGATAAGGATTTTGTAAAAACAGTTTGTGATCGTCTGGTTCCATTTATTGAAGATATTGGTGGAAGAACGCTTCTACTTTTCTCTGCTCGTGCCAGGTTTGAAAAAGCTGTCGAGTATATGTTGGATAAATTTGAAGGTAAACTTCCTGTCTTTGTTCAAGGTATGGGCGCCAATGTCGTTGAAGAGTTTAAGGATTCTGGAAATGGAATTCTAATTGGAATGGAGTCTTTTGGTGAGGGGATTGATGTACCTGGTGACGCTTTAAGATTTGTCTTTATTGATAAAATTCCAGATCTTTCAATGGATCAGGTTATTCGATTAAGACGTGATTATTACGATACAAATATTGGTAATGAATTTGAAGATTATTATCTAGCACACCGTACGCGTAATCTTCATCAAAAGCTTGGCCGACTCCTGAGAACTGAGAATGATGCAGGAGCAGTTGTTGTTATTGATTCACGAATTAAAAAGTGGAAGAATTCAACGATGGCAAAGCTTACAAAGCAAATGGAGCCTTATCAAATTAATCGTACAAACTTTAAGCAAGCGCTAGAAGCTTCTAAAGAATTCGTCCAAACATTAGAATAG
- a CDS encoding BolA/IbaG family iron-sulfur metabolism protein has translation MLFEQVKTIIEENIKDSQVQVYDLTGGGDHLGITIISDEFKGKMLLAQHRMVMDILKQKLSEDLHAVQLKTLTVEQAQNQGLI, from the coding sequence ATGTTATTTGAACAAGTAAAAACAATAATCGAAGAAAATATCAAAGACTCACAAGTTCAAGTTTATGACTTAACTGGTGGCGGTGATCATCTTGGAATCACAATTATTAGTGATGAATTCAAAGGAAAGATGCTTCTAGCACAACACCGTATGGTTATGGATATTCTAAAGCAAAAACTAAGTGAGGACCTTCACGCAGTACAGCTTAAAACACTAACTGTTGAGCAGGCCCAAAACCAAGGTTTGATTTAG
- a CDS encoding PilW family protein: MFKFIKKSNGFSLVELLVASGLAGVVLLSATSFFSRYKRDNKKVTEEILETINLTQFEQVLSKDLSLAKFSLGSLELMDDNDRNFFDFYFDVTCEENCQREFVLKTPSGVGSFSRPIYFLIQDPFFSKEVILNPSEAYNSSTEFQSLNFNNNLNNKLYQPSLPDEQQDIIWRKGALIYAYANLPVRKDSSEPGKNAPTKYNYLGWVKSKGASKLEKEDIEPDLFINWDVRSMNYYNSEDDFLRNIPFVYGLANSVYVARARIIRYRLKAYKDNDQVLGRLYRGVKRSDGTYREFVIGDGFKELSFSRKDVSLPFINVRFDVVEN; encoded by the coding sequence ATGTTTAAGTTTATAAAAAAGAGTAATGGTTTCTCCCTTGTCGAATTATTAGTTGCTTCAGGACTTGCAGGAGTAGTCTTATTGTCAGCAACGTCATTCTTTAGTCGTTATAAAAGAGATAATAAAAAAGTAACAGAAGAGATTTTAGAAACAATTAATTTAACGCAATTTGAACAGGTCTTAAGTAAGGACCTATCTCTTGCAAAATTCTCTCTGGGCTCACTTGAGTTAATGGATGATAACGATAGGAACTTTTTCGATTTTTATTTTGATGTTACTTGTGAAGAAAATTGTCAAAGAGAGTTCGTTCTTAAAACTCCATCGGGAGTAGGCTCATTTTCTCGCCCAATTTATTTTCTTATTCAAGACCCTTTCTTTTCTAAAGAAGTTATTTTAAATCCAAGTGAAGCTTATAACTCAAGTACAGAGTTTCAAAGTTTAAACTTTAATAATAATTTGAATAATAAATTATATCAGCCTTCTTTGCCTGATGAGCAACAAGATATTATATGGAGAAAGGGGGCGCTGATTTATGCCTATGCAAACCTTCCTGTTCGTAAAGATAGTAGTGAGCCAGGAAAGAATGCACCTACTAAATATAACTATCTTGGTTGGGTGAAGTCAAAAGGTGCATCTAAATTAGAAAAAGAAGATATTGAGCCTGATTTATTTATAAATTGGGATGTGAGATCGATGAATTATTATAATAGTGAAGATGACTTTTTAAGAAATATTCCCTTTGTTTATGGGCTTGCAAACTCTGTGTATGTAGCAAGAGCTCGAATCATTCGTTACCGTTTAAAAGCCTATAAAGATAATGACCAAGTACTTGGCCGTTTATATCGCGGTGTAAAGCGCTCAGATGGAACTTATAGAGAGTTTGTTATTGGAGACGGTTTTAAAGAGTTAAGCTTCTCTCGTAAAGATGTCTCGTTACCATTTATTAATGTTCGATTTGATGTTGTTGAAAACTAA
- a CDS encoding DNA recombination protein RmuC has product MALTIVVIVLQIVIIGFLFLIFKKEQVVNFDEVNNLIRSQKNEMTDTLFKNNNQLAENFSNLRELVAERLMETKGALNKDLFTFKDQLGKDLEAKFDKTNKSIQDKLQNIDNKVQENLNENFKKTNETFTGIIARLAKIDEAQKKIESLSTNVVSLQEVLTDKKSRGIFGEVQLTSLLKSVFGEGDKYYKLQYKLSNDKLVDAMVDLPDPIGKLCVDSKFPLENFKRMFEGSLEEKASARKEFVRNVKKHIDDISSKYIIKGETAEQAVLFLPAEAIFAEIHAYHEDIISYSQKHNVWIASPTTFMATLTTVQSVMMNMERSKYMSILHEEINKLGKDFNLYEKRWTDLTKHLATVTKDVNNINITTGKISKRFQKIMEVEIDKAQLANVAEVEFTSQEPSNDL; this is encoded by the coding sequence AATTTTTAAAAAAGAGCAAGTTGTTAACTTTGACGAAGTTAATAATTTAATTCGTTCTCAAAAGAATGAAATGACGGATACTTTATTCAAAAATAATAATCAGCTAGCAGAAAACTTCTCTAATCTAAGAGAACTTGTTGCTGAAAGATTGATGGAGACAAAAGGTGCTCTAAATAAGGATCTCTTCACTTTTAAAGATCAGCTTGGAAAAGATCTTGAGGCGAAGTTTGATAAAACGAATAAGTCAATCCAAGATAAACTGCAAAATATTGATAATAAAGTTCAAGAAAACCTCAACGAGAATTTCAAGAAGACTAATGAAACCTTTACTGGAATTATTGCTCGTCTTGCTAAAATTGATGAGGCCCAAAAGAAAATCGAATCACTTTCGACAAATGTTGTAAGCCTTCAAGAAGTTCTAACTGATAAAAAATCACGTGGGATCTTTGGTGAGGTTCAGCTAACTTCACTTTTAAAGTCAGTATTTGGTGAGGGTGATAAGTATTATAAGCTTCAGTACAAATTAAGTAATGACAAGCTCGTGGATGCAATGGTTGATCTTCCTGATCCAATTGGAAAGCTTTGTGTGGATTCAAAGTTTCCATTAGAAAACTTCAAAAGAATGTTTGAAGGATCATTGGAAGAGAAGGCGAGTGCACGTAAAGAATTCGTACGAAATGTAAAAAAACATATCGATGATATTTCGAGTAAATATATTATTAAGGGTGAGACTGCTGAGCAGGCCGTTCTCTTTCTTCCGGCCGAGGCCATCTTTGCTGAAATTCACGCATATCATGAAGATATTATTTCTTATTCTCAAAAGCATAATGTTTGGATCGCATCACCGACAACTTTTATGGCAACTTTAACAACTGTTCAAAGTGTTATGATGAATATGGAGCGTTCAAAGTATATGTCTATTCTTCACGAAGAAATCAATAAATTAGGTAAAGACTTTAATCTCTATGAGAAGAGATGGACTGATCTAACAAAGCATCTTGCAACAGTTACTAAAGACGTTAATAATATCAATATAACTACAGGTAAAATCTCTAAGAGATTCCAAAAAATTATGGAAGTAGAGATTGATAAGGCACAGTTGGCCAACGTGGCAGAAGTTGAATTTACTAGTCAGGAACCGTCAAATGACTTATAA